The Klebsiella sp. RHBSTW-00484 genome includes a window with the following:
- a CDS encoding L-lactate MFS transporter encodes MSVSINRWGMLAAHVCINFVLGGVYAFSYFKTPLMEQYHWDPATLALAFSINMGIIPLPMIWGGRMIDNGKGKQAIVIGGILFSLGFILSGFVDNLPMLFLTYGVIAGLGSGLAFTGNLNNILKFFPDRRGLASGIVLAGVGVGTLLCTRLAEYFMAQTHDVSRALLYLGIVYLVVIFIVQFFIRSAPAKDSGGIKASPMDKDYRHMLKDLRFWLLFMILALGVFSGMVISSSSAQIGMTQYGLISGALIVSLVSIFNSIGRLFWGGLTDKLGGYNTLVIVYLFTCLCMLLLLFFNGNTSVFYFSALGVGFAYAGILVIFPGLTSQNFGMRNQGLNYGFMYFGFAVGAVIAPYVTSAIAKYTGSYNTVFILTTVLLLIGVVLTLVTKRYVGTVLAKIH; translated from the coding sequence ATGTCGGTATCAATCAACCGCTGGGGAATGCTTGCCGCCCACGTGTGCATAAATTTTGTGCTCGGGGGCGTCTATGCATTTAGCTATTTTAAAACGCCATTAATGGAGCAATATCACTGGGATCCTGCGACCCTGGCGTTAGCATTTTCTATCAATATGGGGATCATTCCTTTACCGATGATTTGGGGCGGGAGGATGATCGATAATGGCAAAGGAAAACAGGCGATTGTTATCGGTGGCATCCTGTTTTCTTTAGGTTTTATCTTGTCCGGTTTCGTGGATAATTTGCCGATGTTGTTCTTAACCTATGGGGTCATCGCTGGGCTAGGATCGGGATTGGCCTTTACGGGAAATCTTAATAATATTCTCAAGTTTTTCCCTGACCGTCGAGGGCTTGCCAGCGGCATCGTCCTGGCTGGCGTTGGGGTAGGGACGCTACTTTGCACCCGCCTGGCCGAATATTTTATGGCGCAAACCCATGATGTCAGTCGGGCGCTATTGTATCTGGGTATCGTATATTTAGTGGTCATTTTTATCGTGCAATTCTTTATTCGAAGCGCGCCCGCAAAAGATAGCGGTGGAATTAAAGCATCGCCAATGGATAAAGACTATCGACATATGCTTAAGGACCTGCGTTTTTGGCTGCTGTTTATGATTCTGGCGCTGGGCGTATTCTCCGGAATGGTGATCAGTTCAAGCTCTGCACAAATTGGTATGACGCAATATGGTTTAATATCCGGGGCATTGATTGTCAGTCTGGTATCGATATTTAACTCTATTGGTCGCTTGTTCTGGGGAGGTTTGACCGATAAGTTAGGCGGGTATAATACGCTGGTGATTGTTTATCTCTTTACCTGCCTTTGTATGCTGCTGTTGCTCTTTTTTAATGGTAATACTTCGGTGTTCTATTTCAGCGCGCTGGGCGTTGGCTTTGCTTACGCCGGTATATTAGTTATCTTCCCCGGACTGACCAGTCAGAACTTTGGCATGCGTAATCAGGGATTAAACTATGGATTTATGTATTTTGGTTTTGCCGTTGGTGCGGTTATTGCGCCGTATGTTACATCAGCTATAGCGAAATATACGGGGAGCTATAATACGGTATTTATTCTCACCACGGTCTTATTGCTTATTGGGGTTGTGCTCACGCTGGTGACTAAACGTTATGTTGGAACGGTTTTAGCCAAAATACATTGA
- a CDS encoding oxidoreductase, which translates to MKIAIAGAGAMGCRFGYMLLAAGHDVTLIDSWQEHVDAICSKGLFVETETTQQYYPIPAVMADKAQGEFELVILFTKAMQLDSMLQRIKPLLPAAKVVMILSNGLGNIETLANYVDREKIYAGVTLWSSELEGAGHIMATGTGTIELQPIASQDADQESRVIAALNSAGLNAEISPDVLLSIWKKAAFNSIMNTYCALLDCNVGGFGNRPGALDLAQAVVDEFVLVAASQNIPLTQEMVMNTVKKVFDPRESGHHYPSMYQDLHKGRLTEIDYLNGAIARIGMQNNIAVPVNKLLTQLIHAKEAQ; encoded by the coding sequence ATGAAAATTGCAATCGCAGGTGCAGGGGCTATGGGGTGCCGTTTTGGCTATATGTTACTGGCTGCCGGACATGACGTGACGCTTATCGATAGCTGGCAGGAACATGTTGATGCTATTTGCAGTAAGGGATTGTTTGTCGAAACGGAAACGACTCAACAGTATTATCCGATACCCGCAGTTATGGCCGATAAGGCGCAGGGGGAATTTGAACTGGTTATTCTGTTTACCAAAGCTATGCAACTGGACAGCATGCTACAGCGTATTAAACCGTTGCTACCCGCGGCGAAAGTCGTGATGATTTTATCTAATGGTCTGGGAAATATCGAAACGCTGGCAAACTACGTTGATCGGGAAAAGATCTATGCTGGCGTCACGTTATGGTCGAGCGAACTGGAGGGGGCCGGACATATTATGGCCACGGGCACGGGGACGATTGAGCTGCAGCCTATTGCCAGCCAGGATGCTGACCAGGAATCCAGAGTCATTGCCGCCCTCAATAGCGCCGGGCTGAATGCGGAAATTAGCCCTGACGTATTATTATCAATCTGGAAGAAAGCGGCTTTTAATAGCATAATGAATACCTATTGCGCACTGCTGGATTGTAATGTCGGTGGTTTTGGCAATCGACCTGGAGCATTAGATTTAGCGCAGGCAGTGGTGGATGAGTTTGTACTGGTAGCAGCCAGTCAGAATATTCCGTTGACTCAGGAAATGGTGATGAATACGGTAAAAAAAGTATTCGACCCGCGCGAAAGTGGCCATCACTATCCTTCTATGTATCAGGATTTACACAAAGGGCGGCTCACTGAAATTGACTATTTAAATGGAGCGATTGCGCGTATTGGGATGCAGAACAATATTGCCGTACCGGTTAACAAGCTTCTGACTCAGCTGATTCACGCCAAAGAAGCGCAATAA
- a CDS encoding MurR/RpiR family transcriptional regulator translates to MNCLTRIRQRYPTLAASDKKLADFILAQPDQTRHLSSQQLAGEAGVSQSSVVKFAQKMGFKGFPALKLALSEALASAPTPQSVPVHNQIRGDDPLRLVGEKLIKDNIAAMHASLDVNSEEKLLEAVALLRNARRVIITGIGASGLVARNFSWKLMKIGINAVSEQDMHALLATVQAMAADDLLLAISYSGERREINMAAGEALRVGSQILAITGFNPNALQQQATLCLYTIAEEQATRSAAISSTSAQMMLADLLFMGLVQQDLERAPDRIRHSEALVKKLV, encoded by the coding sequence ATGAACTGTTTGACCCGAATCCGCCAACGTTACCCCACGCTGGCCGCAAGTGATAAAAAACTGGCCGATTTTATTTTGGCTCAACCGGATCAAACCCGCCACCTCAGCTCACAGCAGCTGGCGGGAGAAGCCGGGGTCAGCCAGTCGAGCGTGGTAAAATTCGCGCAGAAGATGGGTTTTAAAGGTTTCCCGGCGTTGAAACTGGCGTTAAGCGAAGCATTGGCTAGCGCCCCCACTCCGCAATCCGTACCGGTGCATAATCAGATTCGCGGGGATGATCCTCTCCGGCTGGTGGGCGAAAAGCTGATTAAAGATAATATCGCGGCAATGCATGCCTCTCTGGACGTCAACAGCGAAGAAAAGCTACTGGAAGCCGTTGCGCTACTGCGTAATGCCCGGCGGGTTATTATTACCGGTATTGGCGCATCGGGCCTGGTCGCGCGGAACTTTAGCTGGAAGCTGATGAAAATCGGCATTAACGCCGTTTCTGAGCAGGATATGCACGCCCTTCTGGCAACGGTACAGGCGATGGCGGCAGACGATCTGCTGCTGGCCATCTCCTACTCTGGTGAGCGACGCGAAATTAATATGGCGGCAGGTGAAGCATTGCGAGTGGGGAGCCAGATCCTGGCGATCACCGGTTTTAACCCCAACGCCCTTCAACAGCAGGCAACTCTGTGCCTGTATACCATCGCTGAAGAGCAGGCTACGCGCAGCGCCGCGATCTCCTCCACCAGCGCGCAAATGATGCTGGCCGACCTGCTGTTCATGGGGCTGGTCCAGCAGGATCTCGAGCGCGCCCCGGATCGCATTCGTCACAGTGAAGCGCTGGTGAAAAAACTGGTCTGA
- the yfhb gene encoding phosphatidylglycerophosphatase C: MRRVVFFDLDGTLHQQDMFGSFLRYVLRHQPLNTLLVLPLLPVILAGLLLNGRAARWPMSLLLWATTFGRSERHLKRLEASFVHWFRQHVTAFPVVQSRLTDYLTSTDADVWLITGSPQSLVEQVYFDTAWLPRVNLIASRMERRCGGWVLTLRCLGSEKVAQLEQKIGAPLRLYSGYSDSEQDNPLLYFCQHRWRVTPQGDLQQLE, translated from the coding sequence ATGCGGCGAGTGGTTTTCTTTGATCTGGATGGCACCTTGCATCAGCAGGATATGTTCGGCAGTTTCTTGCGCTATGTGTTACGTCATCAGCCGTTGAATACGTTGCTGGTTCTTCCTCTGTTGCCCGTTATTCTTGCTGGGTTGTTGCTAAACGGTCGGGCCGCACGCTGGCCGATGAGCCTGCTGCTGTGGGCTACGACTTTCGGGCGCAGTGAGAGGCATCTGAAACGTCTTGAGGCGAGTTTTGTTCATTGGTTCCGGCAGCATGTCACGGCTTTTCCCGTCGTTCAGTCACGGTTGACGGATTATCTGACCAGTACCGATGCGGACGTTTGGTTGATTACCGGGTCGCCGCAGTCGCTGGTGGAGCAGGTCTATTTTGATACTGCATGGTTGCCGCGGGTGAATCTGATTGCCAGTCGGATGGAGCGCCGTTGCGGCGGCTGGGTTTTAACGCTGCGTTGTCTGGGTAGCGAAAAAGTGGCGCAACTGGAGCAAAAAATCGGTGCTCCGCTGCGCTTGTACAGTGGTTATAGCGACAGCGAACAGGACAATCCGCTGCTCTATTTTTGCCAGCACCGCTGGCGAGTAACCCCACAGGGCGATCTTCAGCAGTTAGAATAG
- the tadA gene encoding tRNA adenosine(34) deaminase TadA, with product MSDHELNDEYWMRHALTLAKRAWEEGEVPVGAVLVHNHQVIGEGWNRPIGRHDPTAHAEIMALRQGGLVLQNYRLVDATLYVTLEPCVMCAGAMVHSRISRLVFGARDAKTGAAGSLIDVLHHPGMNHRVEITEGLLAEQCSCMLSDFFRWRREEKKAQRKALKNA from the coding sequence TTGTCTGACCATGAATTAAATGATGAATACTGGATGCGTCATGCTTTGACGCTGGCGAAACGCGCCTGGGAAGAGGGCGAGGTGCCGGTCGGCGCGGTGCTGGTGCACAATCATCAGGTCATCGGTGAAGGCTGGAACCGGCCAATTGGCCGTCACGATCCTACTGCGCATGCAGAGATTATGGCGCTGCGCCAGGGCGGGCTGGTATTGCAAAACTACCGTCTGGTTGACGCGACGCTGTACGTCACCCTGGAGCCTTGCGTGATGTGCGCCGGGGCGATGGTGCATAGCCGCATTTCCCGACTGGTATTCGGTGCCAGGGATGCGAAAACCGGCGCTGCCGGGTCGTTGATCGACGTGCTGCATCATCCGGGGATGAATCATCGGGTAGAAATAACCGAAGGACTCCTGGCAGAACAGTGCTCCTGTATGCTGAGCGATTTTTTCCGCTGGCGGCGCGAAGAGAAAAAGGCGCAGAGGAAAGCGTTAAAAAATGCGTAA
- a CDS encoding helix-turn-helix domain-containing protein yields MKIMHAQDYFLSDTHAFSLFSSRDQEMADIHGHDFDEIVIVKEGCGFHIINDRPQLIFKGDFFFVSANDIHYYESTRHLSLINIRLKREGTFQFIKPQKPLLGQLNHFTHKRPGALNHAELEHIVQLADEIHRRTDDNYDDTYFAIAEATILMIMARLLEASIRPIRTNRQESNKQRLLHAIRENLPHTIVWENMAEECAMPKRTLYRFVKEFTGFTPEQFIQRYRLLKAQEMLRTTERSVASIAAACGFTSLPRLTEAYTRCFNHPPGAERK; encoded by the coding sequence ATGAAAATTATGCACGCTCAGGATTACTTCCTCTCCGATACTCATGCATTTTCGTTGTTTAGCTCGCGCGATCAGGAGATGGCCGATATTCATGGTCACGATTTTGATGAAATCGTTATTGTTAAGGAGGGCTGCGGTTTCCATATTATCAACGATCGGCCACAGCTTATTTTTAAAGGCGATTTTTTCTTTGTCTCAGCCAACGATATTCACTATTACGAATCAACCCGCCACCTGTCCTTAATTAACATTCGGCTTAAGCGCGAGGGAACATTTCAATTTATTAAGCCGCAGAAACCACTGCTCGGCCAGCTAAATCATTTTACCCATAAACGCCCGGGCGCGCTTAATCACGCCGAGCTGGAGCACATTGTGCAACTGGCTGATGAAATCCACCGCAGAACAGATGATAACTATGACGATACTTATTTTGCCATCGCTGAAGCCACGATCCTGATGATTATGGCCAGGCTGCTGGAGGCCAGTATTCGTCCGATAAGGACGAACCGTCAGGAGAGCAACAAACAGCGCCTGCTGCACGCTATTCGCGAGAATCTGCCGCACACTATCGTATGGGAAAATATGGCTGAAGAGTGCGCGATGCCAAAACGCACGCTTTATCGGTTTGTGAAAGAGTTTACCGGGTTCACGCCGGAACAGTTCATCCAGCGCTATCGCTTGCTGAAAGCACAAGAGATGCTGCGCACCACAGAACGTTCAGTGGCCAGCATTGCCGCAGCCTGCGGTTTTACCTCTCTTCCGAGATTAACCGAGGCCTATACGCGCTGTTTTAATCACCCGCCTGGCGCGGAGCGGAAATAA
- a CDS encoding alpha-L-rhamnosidase-related protein: MMTFNAKARWIWFAGDFEIRHALLQNLQREERRFDWPAYWHVQDCCKSVFFSRQYCFEQAESFYVQAEGSGYVAIGDKKYPLRTHLSCPPGKQTIHVYLSNATGLPSIRVEGEHIFSDGSWQASDYIVSAPAGWDELYQHPETSPNSVNYQSERREPVSCVAINGGVLFDFVHVVNGTLTVTFNHPNPSPIKLCYGESQAEALDINNCYYWQDNVTAGCAIRKRAFRYIFVPDVVFDAVKIVAWHEFIPRDNIASLCCDDPLIEQIWQVSHETFALCSDLFFIDGVKRDRWIWSGDAWQCTLINPYLFFDEAINRRTLLALRGRDPIRQHMNTIVDYSLLWISNVENHYLMSNDVTFIRQVFPQMVSLMEWLQRDIDEQGFIRGKEGDWIFIDWAEIDKTGAVCAEQMLLLKAWHTMALCAKLADANPEPYLKRANELAKNIDAFFWDEAQGAYIDSYESGRNNVTRHANIFALMFDLVSPKRRDIIVERVLLNDAIAQIVTPWFTFFELDTLCRCGQQERVLQKIRSYWGGMLALGATTFWEEYNPQVAGDEHYAMYGDKFGKSLCHAWGASPLYLLGRYFVGLRALTPGYETFIIEPWLTSFSRLDCTLPIKDGEVRLNLCDNVLTVCSTRSGGVVRLDGETRSLTANQPLTFSLK, encoded by the coding sequence ATGATGACATTCAATGCTAAAGCCAGATGGATTTGGTTCGCGGGTGACTTCGAGATCCGTCACGCTCTATTACAAAACTTGCAGCGCGAAGAACGACGGTTCGACTGGCCGGCCTACTGGCATGTACAGGACTGCTGCAAAAGCGTGTTTTTCAGCCGCCAGTACTGCTTTGAGCAGGCCGAATCGTTTTATGTACAGGCTGAGGGAAGCGGCTATGTGGCGATTGGCGATAAAAAGTATCCGCTGCGCACGCACCTGAGCTGCCCTCCCGGCAAACAAACCATTCACGTGTATCTGTCTAACGCCACAGGCCTGCCGAGCATTCGCGTTGAAGGCGAGCATATTTTCAGCGACGGTAGCTGGCAGGCCAGCGATTATATCGTCAGCGCACCGGCTGGCTGGGATGAACTTTATCAGCATCCAGAGACCTCGCCCAACTCGGTCAACTACCAGAGTGAACGGCGGGAGCCGGTCAGCTGCGTCGCAATCAATGGCGGCGTGCTGTTCGACTTTGTCCACGTGGTTAACGGTACGCTGACAGTGACGTTTAATCATCCTAATCCGTCCCCGATTAAGCTGTGCTATGGCGAATCGCAGGCTGAAGCTCTGGATATTAATAACTGTTATTACTGGCAGGATAACGTCACTGCGGGTTGCGCCATTCGCAAACGCGCTTTCCGTTATATTTTTGTCCCTGATGTGGTCTTTGATGCAGTCAAGATCGTCGCCTGGCACGAGTTTATTCCGCGGGACAACATTGCGAGCTTATGCTGTGACGATCCGCTGATCGAGCAGATCTGGCAAGTTTCCCATGAGACGTTCGCGCTGTGTAGTGATCTCTTTTTTATCGACGGCGTGAAGCGCGATCGCTGGATTTGGTCCGGTGATGCCTGGCAATGCACGTTGATTAACCCTTACCTTTTTTTCGATGAGGCGATTAACCGTCGGACCCTGCTGGCCCTGCGCGGGCGTGATCCAATCCGTCAGCATATGAATACCATTGTTGATTACTCACTTCTGTGGATAAGCAATGTCGAAAATCACTATCTGATGAGCAACGATGTGACTTTTATACGCCAGGTTTTCCCGCAAATGGTCAGCCTGATGGAGTGGCTGCAGCGGGACATTGATGAGCAGGGTTTCATTCGCGGAAAAGAGGGGGACTGGATATTTATCGACTGGGCCGAAATCGATAAAACCGGAGCCGTGTGCGCCGAACAAATGCTGCTTTTAAAAGCCTGGCACACCATGGCGCTCTGCGCGAAGCTGGCGGATGCCAACCCGGAACCGTACCTTAAGCGGGCCAATGAGCTGGCAAAAAATATCGATGCCTTTTTCTGGGACGAAGCACAAGGCGCCTATATCGACAGCTATGAAAGCGGCAGAAATAACGTCACTCGCCACGCCAATATCTTTGCTCTGATGTTCGATCTGGTTTCCCCCAAACGCCGGGATATTATTGTCGAGCGCGTGTTGTTAAATGACGCTATTGCGCAAATTGTCACCCCCTGGTTTACCTTCTTTGAGCTGGATACGCTATGCCGCTGTGGTCAGCAGGAGCGCGTATTGCAGAAGATCCGCAGCTATTGGGGTGGCATGCTGGCGCTTGGCGCGACGACGTTTTGGGAAGAGTACAATCCGCAAGTTGCGGGTGATGAACACTACGCCATGTATGGTGATAAATTCGGTAAAAGTTTGTGTCATGCCTGGGGGGCAAGCCCGCTGTATCTCCTGGGACGCTATTTTGTCGGCCTTCGGGCGCTGACGCCGGGCTACGAAACCTTTATCATCGAGCCGTGGCTAACTTCGTTTTCTCGTCTCGACTGCACGTTACCAATTAAAGACGGTGAGGTCAGGTTAAACTTATGCGACAACGTGCTGACGGTTTGCTCGACGCGTAGTGGAGGGGTCGTTCGTTTAGATGGCGAAACCCGGTCGCTGACCGCCAACCAACCGCTGACTTTTTCCTTAAAATAA
- a CDS encoding MFS transporter, translated as MEPKTSSPWRLRLGFSVADISCNLVWQLISLYLMYFYTDIMKLPAYYIGIMFLITRLADGVTDVFMGILIDNTTTRWGRCRPWLAIGAIPFGLLCILAFYVPDISTTGKLAWAFITYFLLSVMFTLVNIPYNAMLPFLSNDAQERTVLSSVRIMFSFIGSTIVSVATLPLVNWFGQGDQNRGFIYTATLFGVISTFFLFVSFFNVKERFAITPERMTLRRAWQGLRENGPWKVFAINILFMWGAFFLQSGALIYFFKYYVGNTALTSVAAGISSFVPLLGTLTVPFLTRYLRKIQVYQLACAMNLLGMAVMMFSGVNVWGLMSGAVLLAFGFGQRNAIYFSMQADPVDYGEWKTGINTAGILTSVNGFIGKVAMAVAGALSGFLLSATGYVAEAQQSAAAIIAIKACYLWIPAGLIVISMLWMGRFYTLDSQYEEIKQQLAKQKQLNAETSGI; from the coding sequence ATGGAACCGAAAACATCTTCTCCGTGGAGATTACGGCTGGGTTTTTCAGTAGCCGATATTTCCTGTAATTTAGTGTGGCAATTAATTTCATTATATTTAATGTACTTTTACACCGATATCATGAAGCTCCCGGCTTATTATATCGGTATTATGTTTTTGATTACCCGACTTGCCGATGGGGTAACCGATGTTTTTATGGGGATCCTCATTGATAATACCACCACCCGCTGGGGGCGCTGCCGTCCGTGGCTAGCTATTGGCGCAATTCCATTTGGTCTACTATGCATTTTAGCTTTTTACGTCCCAGATATTAGTACAACAGGAAAATTGGCCTGGGCGTTTATTACCTACTTTCTGCTCTCGGTGATGTTTACTCTGGTCAATATTCCCTACAATGCCATGCTGCCTTTTTTAAGCAATGACGCTCAAGAACGTACCGTACTCTCGTCAGTGAGAATCATGTTTAGTTTTATTGGCTCGACGATAGTTTCGGTTGCCACATTGCCACTGGTTAATTGGTTTGGTCAGGGCGATCAGAATCGTGGGTTTATTTATACGGCGACATTGTTTGGCGTTATCTCGACCTTCTTCCTGTTTGTCAGTTTTTTTAATGTCAAAGAACGCTTCGCCATTACTCCAGAGAGAATGACTCTGCGTCGTGCCTGGCAGGGGTTAAGAGAAAACGGCCCGTGGAAAGTTTTCGCTATCAATATTCTTTTTATGTGGGGTGCATTTTTCCTTCAGTCCGGCGCATTGATCTATTTCTTCAAATATTATGTCGGCAACACCGCCCTGACTTCCGTCGCAGCGGGGATCTCCTCTTTTGTTCCGCTACTTGGCACCTTAACCGTGCCGTTCCTTACCCGCTATCTACGAAAAATTCAGGTTTACCAGTTAGCTTGTGCCATGAACCTACTCGGCATGGCGGTGATGATGTTCTCCGGAGTTAACGTTTGGGGTTTGATGTCCGGCGCCGTGCTGCTGGCATTCGGCTTTGGTCAACGCAATGCGATCTACTTTTCAATGCAGGCGGATCCGGTGGATTACGGTGAATGGAAAACCGGCATCAACACGGCTGGCATTCTGACTTCGGTGAATGGCTTTATCGGTAAAGTGGCGATGGCCGTAGCCGGAGCATTAAGCGGATTCCTGCTCTCGGCGACGGGATATGTCGCCGAAGCGCAGCAGTCTGCCGCCGCCATCATCGCCATTAAGGCCTGCTATCTGTGGATCCCGGCAGGGTTGATTGTTATCTCCATGCTCTGGATGGGTCGCTTTTACACCCTCGATAGCCAATATGAAGAGATCAAACAGCAACTTGCCAAACAGAAACAACTTAACGCAGAGACTTCAGGAATTTAA
- the mltF gene encoding membrane-bound lytic murein transglycosylase MltF — protein sequence MPLIRRQPFTFSGHSLLRNTKLQKINYLKKLKINYLLIGIVTLLLAAALWPSLPWMGKPENRVAGIMARGELRVSTINSPMTFASINDKTYGFDYELAQQFADYLGVELKVTVRQNISQLFDDLDEGKADMLAAGLVYNSERVKNYQAGPTYYSVSQQLVYRKGSLRPRSLANLTAEQLAIAPGHVAVNDLQALKEQKYPDLDWRVDDKRGTTALMQAVIDGRLDYTIADSVAVSLFQRVHPELAVALDISDEQPVTWFSEKGEDNSLSAAMLDFFNSINEDGILARLEEKYLGHGNDFDYVDTRTFLRAVENVLPDLQPMFEKYARQIDWRLLAAISWQESHWDPQATSPTGVRGIMMLTRNTAQSLGLTDRTDADQSLDGGMRYLQDMMNKVPDSVPKDERIWFALAAYNMGYAHMLDAMALTKKQKGNPNSWADVKQRLPLLSQKNYYSRLKYGFARGHEAYAYVENIRKYHISLVGYLSEKERKEAQIAALGEHYPAVMPDEIPEQVKPSSLLSFLQPSMHSDAVTPPLARFISPK from the coding sequence ATGCCGCTCATTCGACGACAACCTTTTACTTTTTCCGGTCATAGTCTGCTGAGGAACACAAAGCTGCAGAAGATTAACTATCTGAAAAAACTAAAGATTAATTATCTGCTTATCGGCATTGTCACCCTCTTGCTGGCGGCCGCCCTGTGGCCGTCTCTTCCGTGGATGGGGAAACCAGAGAACCGTGTGGCAGGGATTATGGCGCGCGGAGAGCTGCGTGTTAGCACCATTAATTCGCCAATGACCTTCGCGTCCATCAATGATAAAACCTACGGTTTCGATTATGAGCTGGCGCAACAGTTTGCCGACTACCTTGGGGTCGAGCTGAAGGTGACTGTCCGACAAAATATCAGCCAGCTATTCGACGACCTCGATGAGGGAAAAGCCGACATGCTGGCGGCGGGTCTGGTCTACAACTCTGAACGGGTAAAGAACTATCAGGCCGGGCCAACCTACTATTCCGTTTCGCAACAACTGGTGTATCGCAAAGGTAGCCTGCGCCCGCGCAGCCTCGCTAATCTTACAGCTGAGCAATTGGCTATCGCCCCTGGACACGTGGCGGTTAACGACCTGCAGGCATTAAAAGAACAAAAATATCCGGACCTCGACTGGCGCGTGGATGATAAACGCGGCACCACGGCGCTGATGCAAGCGGTGATCGACGGTAGGCTCGATTACACCATCGCGGATTCGGTCGCCGTCAGTCTGTTCCAGCGCGTCCACCCGGAACTGGCCGTCGCGCTGGATATCAGCGATGAGCAGCCAGTAACCTGGTTTAGCGAAAAAGGCGAAGATAATTCCCTGTCGGCGGCGATGCTCGATTTCTTCAATAGCATTAATGAAGACGGCATCCTTGCGCGACTGGAAGAGAAATACCTCGGTCACGGTAACGATTTTGACTATGTTGATACGCGCACCTTCCTGCGCGCCGTGGAGAACGTCCTCCCTGATCTACAGCCGATGTTTGAAAAATATGCCCGGCAGATAGACTGGCGCCTGCTGGCGGCCATCTCATGGCAGGAGTCGCATTGGGACCCTCAGGCTACCTCTCCGACTGGCGTACGCGGAATAATGATGCTCACCCGTAATACCGCCCAGAGCCTGGGACTGACCGACCGTACCGATGCAGACCAAAGCCTCGACGGCGGCATGCGTTATCTCCAGGATATGATGAATAAGGTGCCGGACTCCGTTCCCAAAGACGAACGCATCTGGTTTGCGCTAGCGGCTTACAATATGGGCTACGCGCATATGCTTGATGCGATGGCGCTAACCAAAAAGCAGAAAGGCAACCCCAATAGCTGGGCCGATGTGAAGCAGCGTCTGCCGTTGCTGAGCCAGAAAAACTATTACAGTCGGCTGAAGTACGGCTTTGCGCGCGGTCATGAGGCCTACGCCTACGTCGAGAATATCCGCAAATACCATATCAGCCTTGTGGGCTACCTCTCTGAGAAAGAGAGAAAAGAGGCGCAGATTGCGGCGCTTGGCGAACACTATCCGGCGGTCATGCCGGATGAAATACCCGAGCAAGTGAAACCTTCCAGCCTGCTCTCTTTCCTGCAACCCTCGATGCATAGCGATGCCGTGACGCCGCCGTTAGCTCGCTTTATTTCACCAAAGTAA